GAGTTCTGAAAATGTACTTGGAAAAAGAGTTTATGATGTCATTTTTCCAAAATCAACCAGGAATTTTCATGCTGAAGATGTAGAGCAGTATTTAATGACCGGTAAAGGATATACTTTTAATAAACTATTGGAACTTTCAGGTATTAATAAAAACAAAGGAGAATTTCCTATTGAAATAACTATTCTGCCTCTTACTGAAACAAATGAAGATGTTACTTTTTGTGCTTTTATCCGAGATATAACATCTAGAAAATCAAAAGAATTAGAAATACTAAAAGCGAACCAATTACTTAAAAATCAAAATACTGAATTAGAGCAATTTACTTATATCACATCACATGATTTACAAGAGCCTTTGCTTACGCTTATCAGTTTATCTGAACTTTTATTAGAGGAATACACTGAAGTATTAGATGAGGAAGGGAAGCTGTTTGTAGAATTTATAAACAAATCAGCCAATAGAATGAGGGCTTTAATTGCCGGATTGATGGAATATGCAAGAATTGATAAAAGAGAAGCACTCGAAGAAATTGATTGTAATGAATTATTAAAAATTGTCTTAACAGATTTAGATGATAGAATAAAAAGAAATACTGCAGTGGTAACTATTGAAAATTTGCCTGTTCTGAAAGCATATCCTACGTATTTGCGATTGCTATTTCAAAATTTAATTAGTAATGCTATTAAGTTCAAAAAAGTAAATGGTACACCAGAGATTATAATTTCAGGAATTGAGCGTGATAAAGATTGGGTATTTACAGTTTCTGATAATGGAATTGGTATTGCCAAAAAAAATATTGAACAAATTTTCACCATATTCAAAAGACTCAATAGTCAAGAGGAGTATGAAGGATACGGTATTGGATTAGCACATTGTAAAAAAATTGTTAGTTTGCACGGAGGAGATATTTGGGTTGATTCAGTTTTAGAGGAAGGAAGTCGTTTTAATTTTACAATTACAAAGAAAATATAACAATGGGACATAGAATAGCGAATGTTTTGCTAATTGATGATGATAGCACCACAAATTATTTGCATAAAAGAGTAGTGTTAAAAACGAACTTATGTTCAACTCCAATTGTAGCTACCGATGGAGAAAAAGGGCTTGAGGCGTTGTTAGGAATAAATAATTCAAATATTAATTTTGAGGATTATGTCTTGATTTTTTTAGATCTAAATATGCCAGTCATGGACGGATGGAACTTTTTAAAGATTTTAGAGAAGATTAAAGAACAATTAAAGTTTAAATTTCTTCTGTTTGTAGTGAGCTCCTCTATAAATGGAGATGACATTGATCGGGCTGAAAAGAATTATTTAGTCGCTAAATATTTGAAAAAGCCAATGAATATTGAACTCATTGAAAATATGAAATTGGAGTTTTTATTGAATTAAGTTTGTAGTTTAAAATAAAAAACAATTCCAACTTTCGTCGGAATTATTATATGAATTGTAGTGAAATTTATTTGTTATTCTTCTTCAGAATTCACTATTCTGGAATCTTCATTTGTTTCTTTTTGTGATTCAAATTCAAAAAAACTAAAAATAGAACCTCCGTAACTTTTCTTGAAGGAGAAATGCATCATGTGATCCAGTTTGGTATATTTCGAATGTTCGATAACCATCATTCCTTCTTCATTTAGCAATTCTTTTTCGAAAACTAATAAGATGATTTTCTCGAAAGTTTTTTGGTCCAAAGCATAAGGTGGATCCGCAAAAATAATATCATATGACGTTTTGCATCTTTCTAAATACGTGAAAACATCACTTTTTGTGGCGGCAATATTAAAATCATATTCGGCTGCGACTTGTTTGATGAATTTTACACAACCAAAATCACCATCAACAGAAGTGATTGGCATGCTTCCCCTTGAAGCAAATTCGTAACTGATATTTCCGGTTCCTGCGAATAAATCTAATACTTTAAGTCCTTCAAAACTGAAATGGTTGTTCAAAACATTAAATAATGCTTCTTTAGACATGTCGGTTGTGGGGCGAACGGGCAATCCTTTTGGTGGAAAAATGCGTCTTCCTTTGTATTTTCCTGAAATGATTCTCATGAGTTGAAAAGTATAAAATGATTTCTGTTTTCGGCCTCAGAAAAATAATTGTTCCATCGCAAATCTTCCACATCTAGGAGTGAAACGTTGCGAATGTATTTGTAAGCGATTTTGAAATAATCACTTTCGGTATCAATATTTCCGATTAGTTCCAATGGGAAATTTTCCGGATTTAAGTTCAATTGTTCGGCAGTAAATAAGATGTAATACAAGAAATCTTCCGGCGTGTTGTAATCAAATGAATTGAAAAGCAATAATTTTTGGTTCTGAACCACAATGATTTCAAAATGACCGGTATTAATATGTACAAACATTTTTTTATCATCCTTATTTTTCGAAGCAACTAATAATTTGGAAACCAAAATACTATTGGCATGTTTGTAATCGAAAGAACCAAATTGGTCAATAAAAAAATTATTGATATTCACATACGGAATGTAAACCGTATTCATTTGATAGTTCGGAATTTCATCAAAAGCAAAAAAATCAGTTTCAAAAACCTTCGTATTGTATTGCAAATAACTGCCTAAAAAGTTTTCGTCAAATAACGGTTCCGGAACAAAAGTAGAAAGATTATTGTTGTGAATCACCAAAATTTCATCATAGGAATCCTTTAATTCTGGATAATCTCGGAAAGCATCTGCAAATAAATCTTCAATTTTTGTGGCTTTATGAAACGTATCAAAATGCACTTCGTTAAAGGAAGTTACCGTATTATTTAGCGTATCAAAACAACAAAAAGAAAGTCCCGTCAAGGAAACTTGAATGGAAAGTTTTTTATATTTTTTTTCGGCTATATTCATAATACTATTGGTTTTTTCAACAACGCAAACTTACAAATTTTAAAATCAATAACAATTGCTATGGCAAAATTCAATAGCAGTAATTGAAAATTGAAATTGCTATTCACCTTGAAATTGAAAAAACATTCTTTACTTTGCAGTCAAATAACACGAAATGAATTCCTCCCTGTTTTATAGCCTTTTACAAAAAAAATTCCCTTTTCAACCCACGTATAAACAGGATGTTTTTTTTCAAAAAATCGCTATTTTTTTAACTGAAACCGATAATAGAACCATTTTTGTTTTAAAAGGATACGCAGGAACTGGAAAAACAACCGTAATTTCTACGATTGTAAATAGTTTATTAGACATTAATAAAAAATATGTTTTGCTCGCGCCAACGGGCCGTGCAGCTAAAGTAATTGCTAATTATTCGAACAAACCGGCTTTTACGATTCATAAAAAAATATACTTTCCCAAGAAATCTTCCGGTGGTGGCGTTTCGTTTACGTTGCAACAAAACAAACACAAGAATACTATTTTTATCGTAGATGAAGCTTCGATGATTTCGGATACCAATTCCGATTCTAAGTTATATGAAAATGGTTCTTTGCTTGATGATTTGATTTCCTATGTGTATTCAGGAACCAATTGCAAAATGATTTTACTGGGTGATACGGCTCAGTTGCCTCCGGTGAATTTGGATATCAGTCCGGCTTTGGACATTCGTACTTTGGGAATGAATTATGATAAAGAAGTAGAACATATTGAATTGGACGAAGTCATGCGTCAAGAAGAAAATTCCGGGATTTTGCATAATGCGACAGAGCTTCGGGAATTATTGAAAGATTCATTCATCACTGATTTCCAATTTGATCTTAAGAAATTCAAAGATATAGTCCGGTTGACCGATGGTTATGATATTCAGGATGCCATAAATTCCGCCTACAGCAATTACAGTATAGAGGACACCGCTTTTATTGTTCGTTCGAATAAAAGAGCGAATCAATATAATGAGCAAATCCGAACCAAAATCCTCGATAAAGAAAGCGAACTTTCCACAGGCGATTTTCTGATGGTGGTAAAAAACAATTATTTTTGGTTAAAAGATTCTGATGAAGCGGGTTTTATTGCCAATGGTGATATTATCGAAATATTAGAAATTTTTAATATCAAAGAATTATATGGTTTTAAGTTTGCCAAAGTAAAAATCCGAATGATTGATTACCCGAATCAGATTCCATTTGAAACGGTATTATTAATGGACACCATAAAAAGTGAATCGCCATCATTAACTTATGAAGAATCCAATAGATTGTATCAAGAAGTGTTGAAAGATTATGAAGGTGAAACCAAATTCAAGCAATTCCAAAAAGTGAAAGCCAACGAATATTTCAACGGTCTTCAAGTTAAATTTTCGTATGCAATTACGTGCCATAAATCTCAAGGTGGTCAATGGAATACCGTTTTTATAGAACAACCGTATTTGCCGGATGGCATCAATCGAGATTATATTCGCTGGTTATACACGGCTATGACCCGTGCCAAAAATAAATTATATTTAATAGGATTTAAGGATGAGAATTTTGTGGAATAAATTTAAAAAATAATGAAGCAAAGAATAGCACATATTGCTTTGGTTGTTACCGATTATGATGAGGCGATTGCTTTTTATACTCAAAAATTGCATTTTGATTTAATTGAAGATACTGTTTTAAATGATACAAAGCGATGGGTTTTAGTTGCACCAAAAGGTACAATTGGGTTCAGTTTGTTACTAGCAAAAGCAGTAAATAATGAACAATTAAATAGAGTAGGAAATCAAACTGGTGGACGCGTTTTTCTATTTTTAAATACTGATAATTTCGAAAGAGATTATCAAAATCTACTGGACAATCAAGTTGAAATTATTAGAAAACCTATCCTGGAAGCGTATGGTAAAGTAGCTGTTTTTGCTGATATTTACGGCAATCTTTGTGATTTGATAGAACGAACGGATAATCAAGGGTAAATAGAACATATTTATTATGAACACACTAAACGACTTACATAAAATTTCAGGCTCTTTTTCGAATACCAAAAAAATGCCAGTGCTATTTTTAGGACACGGCAGCCCCATGAATGCGATTGAAGAAAATCAGTTTGTGACGGGTTTTCAAAATTTGGCTAAAACGTTACCGCAACCGAATGCCATTTTGTGTATTTCGGCGCATTGGTTTACCAAAGGGACAAAGGTTACCGCAATGGAAATGCCCAGAACGATTCACGATTTTGGTGGTTTTCCGCAAGCGCTGTTCGATGTGCAATATCCTGCCAAAGGAAGTCCAGAATTAGCAGTAGAAACCAAACAATTATTGACACCGGTAGAAGTAGAGCTGGACGAACATTGGGGCTTAGATCACGGTGCTTGGAGTGTTATTAAACATTTATATCCCGAGGCAAATGTTCCTGTAATTCAGTTGAGTATTGATTACACCAAATCTGGTCAATACCATTTTGACTTGGCTCAAAAATTAAGTGCGTTGCGTACCAAAGGAATCTTGATTGTAGGCAGTGGTAATATTGTTCATAATTTGAGATTAGTCGATTTTCAGAATTTCGAAAAAGATAATTATGGTTACGATTGGGCAATTGAAGCAAAGGAAACTGTCAATAATTATTTACTGGACGGTAATTTTCAGCCACTGATTGATTATGAAACACAAAGTAGAGCACTTCAATTGGCAATTCCTACGCCGGAACATTATTTGCCCTTGATTTATACTTTGGGATTAAAAGGAAAAACAGAAGAACTGAGTTTGTTCAATGATAAGTTATTAGGAGGTTCGTTGAGTATGACTTCGGTGAAGATTATGTGATAAAATCTCTTGATTGAGAGATTGTTTTTAATTTGATTAATAGAAAAAATATAAATAAGTAATGAAAATAATAGCAGTCATTCCAGCCCGTTATGCATCAACCCGATTTCCCGCTAAACTGATGCAGGATTTAGGAGGAAAAACAGTGATTTTAAGAACTTATGAAGCCGCGATAAACACGCAATTGTTTAATGATGTTTTTGTGGTAACAGATTCCGATTTAATTTTTGATGAAATCGTTTCTCATGGCGGAAAAG
This region of Flavobacterium lacustre genomic DNA includes:
- a CDS encoding response regulator, which gives rise to MGHRIANVLLIDDDSTTNYLHKRVVLKTNLCSTPIVATDGEKGLEALLGINNSNINFEDYVLIFLDLNMPVMDGWNFLKILEKIKEQLKFKFLLFVVSSSINGDDIDRAEKNYLVAKYLKKPMNIELIENMKLEFLLN
- a CDS encoding ATP-dependent DNA helicase, whose protein sequence is MNSSLFYSLLQKKFPFQPTYKQDVFFQKIAIFLTETDNRTIFVLKGYAGTGKTTVISTIVNSLLDINKKYVLLAPTGRAAKVIANYSNKPAFTIHKKIYFPKKSSGGGVSFTLQQNKHKNTIFIVDEASMISDTNSDSKLYENGSLLDDLISYVYSGTNCKMILLGDTAQLPPVNLDISPALDIRTLGMNYDKEVEHIELDEVMRQEENSGILHNATELRELLKDSFITDFQFDLKKFKDIVRLTDGYDIQDAINSAYSNYSIEDTAFIVRSNKRANQYNEQIRTKILDKESELSTGDFLMVVKNNYFWLKDSDEAGFIANGDIIEILEIFNIKELYGFKFAKVKIRMIDYPNQIPFETVLLMDTIKSESPSLTYEESNRLYQEVLKDYEGETKFKQFQKVKANEYFNGLQVKFSYAITCHKSQGGQWNTVFIEQPYLPDGINRDYIRWLYTAMTRAKNKLYLIGFKDENFVE
- the ygiD gene encoding 4,5-DOPA dioxygenase extradiol, giving the protein MNTLNDLHKISGSFSNTKKMPVLFLGHGSPMNAIEENQFVTGFQNLAKTLPQPNAILCISAHWFTKGTKVTAMEMPRTIHDFGGFPQALFDVQYPAKGSPELAVETKQLLTPVEVELDEHWGLDHGAWSVIKHLYPEANVPVIQLSIDYTKSGQYHFDLAQKLSALRTKGILIVGSGNIVHNLRLVDFQNFEKDNYGYDWAIEAKETVNNYLLDGNFQPLIDYETQSRALQLAIPTPEHYLPLIYTLGLKGKTEELSLFNDKLLGGSLSMTSVKIM
- a CDS encoding VOC family protein, with protein sequence MKQRIAHIALVVTDYDEAIAFYTQKLHFDLIEDTVLNDTKRWVLVAPKGTIGFSLLLAKAVNNEQLNRVGNQTGGRVFLFLNTDNFERDYQNLLDNQVEIIRKPILEAYGKVAVFADIYGNLCDLIERTDNQG
- a CDS encoding DUF3822 family protein, with protein sequence MNIAEKKYKKLSIQVSLTGLSFCCFDTLNNTVTSFNEVHFDTFHKATKIEDLFADAFRDYPELKDSYDEILVIHNNNLSTFVPEPLFDENFLGSYLQYNTKVFETDFFAFDEIPNYQMNTVYIPYVNINNFFIDQFGSFDYKHANSILVSKLLVASKNKDDKKMFVHINTGHFEIIVVQNQKLLLFNSFDYNTPEDFLYYILFTAEQLNLNPENFPLELIGNIDTESDYFKIAYKYIRNVSLLDVEDLRWNNYFSEAENRNHFILFNS
- a CDS encoding RsmD family RNA methyltransferase, giving the protein MRIISGKYKGRRIFPPKGLPVRPTTDMSKEALFNVLNNHFSFEGLKVLDLFAGTGNISYEFASRGSMPITSVDGDFGCVKFIKQVAAEYDFNIAATKSDVFTYLERCKTSYDIIFADPPYALDQKTFEKIILLVFEKELLNEEGMMVIEHSKYTKLDHMMHFSFKKSYGGSIFSFFEFESQKETNEDSRIVNSEEE